The following are encoded in a window of Pseudomonas sp. St316 genomic DNA:
- a CDS encoding FAD-dependent oxidoreductase — translation MPSVISTDILIVGAGVAGLWLNARLRRQGFSTVLVESASLGGGQSVKSQGIIHGGAKYALHGALTGASEAIADMPRRWREALKGEGELDLSGVRMLSDAHYLWSPGTLAGNLTSFFASKAVRGRVDQVKGDQLPPALQDKRFKGKVYRLAELVVDVPSVIARLAELAGDSLLAGQHIEPLREGGELIGLKVDGREIRAQRIVLSAGGGTADLLNALGLDQPAMQRRPLHMVLVKGPSLKPLYAHCLGGGPKPRVTVTTHPAADGQWVWYVGGDLAEGDGVTREPAAQIAAAQKELGQLLPWIDLSTAQWATLRVDRAEPLQSGLTRPDNAFLAEQDRLLVGWPTKLALAPDFADRVCNALQRDGIQPTHPTPLPQLPKPPMGVPAWEQLLP, via the coding sequence ATGCCATCCGTTATTTCCACCGACATTCTGATTGTCGGCGCAGGCGTCGCCGGCCTCTGGCTCAATGCACGCCTGCGTCGCCAGGGTTTTTCGACCGTGCTGGTGGAAAGCGCCAGCCTCGGCGGCGGGCAGAGTGTCAAATCCCAAGGCATCATCCATGGCGGCGCCAAGTACGCCTTGCATGGTGCCCTGACCGGTGCCTCGGAAGCCATCGCCGACATGCCGCGTCGCTGGCGCGAAGCCCTGAAAGGTGAAGGTGAGCTGGACCTGTCCGGCGTGCGCATGCTGTCCGACGCCCATTACCTCTGGTCCCCCGGCACCCTGGCCGGCAACCTCACCAGTTTCTTTGCCAGCAAGGCCGTACGCGGGCGGGTCGATCAGGTCAAGGGCGACCAACTGCCGCCGGCCCTGCAAGACAAACGCTTCAAGGGCAAGGTCTATCGCCTGGCCGAGCTGGTGGTGGACGTGCCGAGCGTGATCGCGCGCCTGGCGGAACTGGCCGGCGACAGCTTGCTCGCCGGGCAACACATCGAACCGCTGCGCGAAGGCGGCGAGCTGATCGGACTTAAGGTCGATGGCCGCGAGATTCGCGCGCAACGCATTGTCCTCAGCGCCGGAGGCGGCACCGCCGACCTGCTCAACGCCTTGGGCCTGGACCAGCCAGCCATGCAGCGCCGACCGCTGCACATGGTCCTGGTCAAGGGCCCCAGTCTCAAGCCGCTCTACGCCCATTGCCTGGGCGGCGGACCGAAGCCGCGCGTCACCGTGACCACTCATCCGGCGGCCGATGGCCAATGGGTCTGGTACGTGGGTGGCGATCTGGCCGAAGGCGATGGCGTGACCCGCGAGCCTGCCGCGCAGATCGCCGCCGCCCAGAAAGAACTCGGCCAATTGTTGCCTTGGATTGACCTGAGCACCGCACAATGGGCCACGCTGCGGGTTGACCGCGCCGAACCGTTGCAGTCGGGCCTGACCCGTCCGGACAACGCCTTCCTCGCCGAGCAGGATCGCCTGCTGGTGGGCTGGCCGACCAAACTGGCCCTGGCTCCGGACTTTGCCGATCGGGTGTGCAATGCACTGCAACGCGATGGTATCCAGCCCACTCACCCGACCCCCTTGCCGCAGCTGCCAAAGCCGCCGATGGGCGTCCCTGCCTGGGAGCAACTGCTGCCATGA
- a CDS encoding multidrug efflux SMR transporter, whose amino-acid sequence MNAYYYLAIAICAEVIATVSMKAIKGLSTPLPLLLVIVGYGTAFWMLTLVVRTVPVGVAYAVWAGLGIVMVSVAALFIYGQKLDVPAMLGMALIVLGVVVIQLFSKTAGH is encoded by the coding sequence ATGAACGCCTACTACTACCTGGCCATCGCCATCTGCGCTGAAGTGATCGCCACCGTTTCGATGAAAGCGATCAAGGGCCTGAGCACGCCCCTGCCCTTGCTGCTGGTCATCGTCGGCTACGGCACCGCGTTCTGGATGCTGACGCTGGTGGTGCGCACCGTACCGGTGGGCGTGGCCTATGCGGTCTGGGCTGGGCTTGGGATCGTCATGGTCAGTGTCGCGGCGTTGTTCATCTACGGGCAGAAACTGGACGTGCCGGCGATGCTGGGGATGGCGTTGATTGTGTTGGGGGTGGTGGTGATTCAACTGTTCTCCAAGACTGCAGGACACTGA
- a CDS encoding LysR family transcriptional regulator: MNVQWNLEQLRLFVGVAEKRSFSAVARDQRKAQSAISSAIALLETDLGVSLFERSSGRQPRLTDAGEALLEEAREVLRQCERLNGRALALMRGQEASLRLAQDEAMPYQPVIDSLAALAEQFPTLEVQLASAAQGDVARKLVERRADLGLLFYHDQIPEALERRVLGSVEMVTVCGRGHPLASHDYVTCREMARHRQLLMATQSSVYPGSEQASPQVWRADSFYVLAEWLRSGLGWAWLPRHVVQYPAYLGDMVELNSEWTPPALVVELVWRRDEPLGPAARWLAERFAVQLQAIG; encoded by the coding sequence ATGAACGTTCAGTGGAACCTGGAGCAATTGCGGTTGTTTGTCGGGGTCGCCGAGAAGCGCTCGTTTTCGGCCGTGGCCCGGGATCAGCGCAAGGCCCAATCAGCCATCAGCAGTGCGATTGCGTTGCTGGAGACGGATTTGGGCGTGAGCTTGTTCGAGCGCAGCAGCGGCCGTCAGCCCAGGCTCACCGACGCTGGCGAAGCCTTGCTTGAAGAGGCCAGGGAAGTGCTGCGCCAGTGCGAGCGCCTCAATGGCCGGGCCCTGGCCCTGATGCGCGGACAGGAAGCGTCGCTGCGCCTGGCCCAGGACGAGGCCATGCCCTATCAGCCGGTCATCGACAGCCTGGCGGCCCTGGCCGAGCAATTCCCCACCCTCGAAGTGCAACTGGCCAGCGCCGCCCAAGGCGATGTGGCGCGCAAACTGGTGGAGCGCCGCGCCGACCTCGGCTTGCTGTTCTATCACGACCAGATCCCCGAGGCGCTGGAGCGCCGGGTGTTGGGCAGCGTCGAGATGGTCACGGTGTGTGGCCGGGGCCACCCACTGGCGAGCCACGATTATGTGACCTGCCGGGAGATGGCTCGACACCGCCAGTTGTTGATGGCGACCCAGTCCAGCGTCTACCCCGGCAGCGAGCAGGCCAGCCCGCAGGTTTGGCGGGCCGACAGTTTTTACGTGTTGGCCGAATGGTTGAGGAGTGGCCTGGGCTGGGCCTGGCTGCCACGGCACGTGGTGCAATATCCGGCGTATCTGGGCGACATGGTCGAGCTCAACAGCGAATGGACCCCGCCGGCCCTGGTGGTGGAACTGGTCTGGCGCCGCGATGAACCCCTGGGCCCGGCCGCGCGTTGGCTGGCGGAACGTTTTGCCGTGCAGTTGCAGGCGATTGGCTGA
- the waaA gene encoding lipid IV(A) 3-deoxy-D-manno-octulosonic acid transferase translates to MNRTLYSALFYLGLPLVAIRLWLRARKAPAYARRIGERFSWGLPVMVPGGIWVHAVSVGESIAAAPMIRALLQRYPQLPITVTCMTPTGSERIQALFADEPRIQHCYLPYDLPCAAKRFLDRVRPSLAVIMETELWPNHIHQCAKRGIPVALANARLSERSARGYARFPKLTRPMLAEMSLFAVQTEAEAERFRQLGARAETVDVTGSIKFDLTIDPQLLEDASALRRQWQATERAVWIAASTHEGEDEVVLAAHRRLLDSYPDALLILVPRHPERFDSVHQLCESEGLVTVRRSSGQPVTAQASVLLGDTMGELLFLYALADSAFVGGSLVPNGGHNLLEPAALAKPVLSGPHLFNFLEIAAQLRVAGALAEVEDAQSLALAVQRLFELPRDAQRMAEAGLRVMRSNQGALQRLLEGLGRLLAGR, encoded by the coding sequence ATGAACAGAACTCTCTATAGCGCGTTGTTTTACCTGGGGCTGCCACTGGTAGCGATTCGGCTGTGGTTGCGGGCCCGCAAGGCGCCGGCTTATGCCCGGCGCATTGGCGAGCGGTTCTCCTGGGGGCTGCCGGTCATGGTGCCGGGGGGCATCTGGGTCCACGCGGTGTCGGTGGGCGAGAGCATCGCCGCCGCGCCCATGATCCGCGCCTTGCTGCAACGTTATCCACAGCTGCCGATCACCGTCACGTGCATGACGCCCACCGGTTCGGAGCGGATCCAGGCGTTGTTCGCCGACGAGCCGCGCATCCAGCATTGCTATTTGCCTTACGACTTGCCTTGCGCTGCCAAGCGTTTTCTCGACCGGGTCCGACCGTCCTTGGCGGTGATCATGGAAACCGAGCTGTGGCCCAATCACATCCATCAGTGTGCCAAGCGCGGCATTCCCGTGGCCCTGGCCAACGCGCGGTTGTCGGAGCGTTCGGCGCGGGGTTACGCGCGATTCCCCAAGTTGACCAGACCGATGCTCGCCGAGATGAGCCTGTTCGCCGTACAAACCGAAGCCGAAGCCGAGCGTTTTCGCCAGCTGGGCGCCAGGGCGGAAACCGTCGACGTCACCGGTTCCATCAAGTTCGACCTGACCATCGACCCGCAACTGCTCGAAGACGCCAGTGCCTTGCGCCGCCAGTGGCAGGCAACCGAACGCGCGGTATGGATCGCCGCCAGCACCCACGAGGGCGAGGACGAAGTGGTGTTGGCCGCCCACCGTCGGCTGCTTGACAGCTATCCCGATGCGTTGTTGATCCTGGTGCCGCGTCATCCCGAGCGCTTCGACTCAGTGCATCAACTGTGTGAAAGCGAAGGGTTGGTCACGGTGCGTCGCTCCAGCGGGCAGCCCGTGACCGCGCAGGCTTCGGTGTTGCTCGGTGACACCATGGGTGAGCTGCTGTTTCTCTACGCGTTGGCCGACAGCGCGTTTGTCGGTGGCAGCCTGGTGCCCAACGGTGGACACAACCTGCTCGAGCCGGCGGCGCTGGCGAAACCGGTGCTCAGCGGACCGCACCTGTTCAACTTCCTCGAAATCGCCGCGCAACTGCGCGTTGCCGGTGCGCTGGCGGAAGTCGAGGATGCCCAAAGCCTGGCCCTGGCGGTACAACGCCTGTTCGAACTGCCCCGCGATGCCCAGCGTATGGCCGAGGCGGGATTGAGGGTGATGCGCAGCAACCAGGGCGCGTTGCAGCGGTTGCTGGAGGGGTTGGGGCGGTTGCTCGCTGGGCGGTGA
- a CDS encoding TolC family outer membrane protein, whose translation MLRKLSLALAVSCASNAMAWAAEAPLTTKTDLVSVYQEAVDNNADLAAARAQYGAQKEVVPQARAGLLPNLSAGADLNNTRTELDQPAMSATRSATVYQATLSQPIFRADRWFQLQAAKSVDEQASLQLSATEQNMILQSAESYFNVLRSQDNLASTKAEEAAFKRQLDQSNERFDVGLSDKTDVLQSQASYDTARANRILAQRQVDDAFEALITLTNRQYNSLQGIVHTLPILPPAPNDAKAWVDTAAKQNLNLLASNYAVTAAEDTLRQRKAGHAPTLDAIAQYKKGDNDGLGFTNPSPTGQRYGGDAEQRTIGLQLSIPLYSGGLTSSQVRESYSQLTQTEQQREGLRRQVVENTRNLHRAVNTDVEQVQARRQSIISNQSAVEATEIGYQVGTRNIVDVLDAQRQLYTSVRNYNNARYDYILDNLRLKQAAGTLSPADLQDLSRYLKLDYNPDRDFLPPDLAQAAAQQLRSRPAQ comes from the coding sequence ATGCTGCGCAAACTTTCACTGGCCCTTGCCGTGTCTTGTGCGTCCAACGCAATGGCATGGGCTGCCGAAGCGCCCCTGACCACCAAAACCGATCTGGTGAGCGTGTATCAGGAAGCGGTGGATAACAACGCTGACCTGGCCGCAGCCCGCGCCCAGTACGGCGCCCAGAAGGAAGTGGTGCCCCAGGCGCGCGCCGGGTTACTGCCGAACCTCTCGGCGGGTGCAGACTTGAACAACACCCGTACCGAACTCGACCAGCCAGCGATGAGCGCCACCCGCAGTGCCACGGTTTACCAGGCCACGCTGTCCCAACCGATTTTCCGCGCCGATCGCTGGTTTCAGTTGCAGGCGGCAAAGTCCGTTGACGAACAAGCGTCGCTGCAACTGTCGGCCACCGAACAAAACATGATCCTGCAAAGCGCCGAGAGCTATTTCAATGTGCTGCGCAGCCAAGACAACCTGGCCTCGACCAAGGCTGAGGAGGCGGCGTTCAAGCGTCAGCTCGACCAGTCCAACGAGCGCTTCGACGTGGGCCTGTCGGACAAGACCGATGTGCTGCAATCCCAGGCCAGCTACGACACTGCCCGGGCCAACCGGATCCTCGCCCAGCGCCAGGTCGACGACGCCTTCGAAGCCTTGATCACCCTGACCAACCGTCAATACAACTCGCTGCAGGGCATCGTCCATACCTTGCCAATCCTGCCGCCGGCACCGAACGACGCCAAGGCCTGGGTGGATACGGCGGCCAAGCAGAACCTGAATTTACTGGCCAGCAACTACGCCGTGACCGCCGCCGAGGATACGCTGCGTCAGCGCAAGGCCGGCCACGCGCCCACCCTCGATGCGATAGCCCAGTACAAGAAAGGCGACAACGATGGCCTCGGTTTCACCAACCCGAGCCCGACTGGCCAGCGCTACGGCGGTGATGCCGAGCAACGCACCATCGGCCTGCAACTGAGTATCCCGCTCTACAGCGGCGGACTGACCAGTTCCCAGGTGCGCGAGTCCTACTCGCAACTCACCCAGACCGAACAGCAACGCGAAGGCCTGCGCCGGCAGGTGGTGGAGAACACGCGCAACCTGCACCGCGCGGTGAACACTGATGTGGAACAGGTCCAGGCTCGACGCCAGTCGATCATCTCCAACCAGAGCGCGGTGGAAGCCACGGAGATTGGCTATCAGGTCGGCACCCGCAACATCGTCGATGTGCTCGATGCCCAGCGCCAGCTATATACCTCGGTGCGCAACTACAACAACGCCCGCTACGACTACATCCTCGACAACCTGCGTCTCAAGCAGGCAGCCGGGACCTTGAGTCCGGCGGACCTGCAAGACCTGTCGCGCTACCTCAAGCTCGATTACAACCCGGACCGCGACTTCCTGCCGCCGGACCTGGCCCAGGCGGCGGCGCAGCAGTTGCGTTCGCGGCCGGCTCAGTGA
- the thiC gene encoding phosphomethylpyrimidine synthase ThiC, with protein sequence MTIKPKNATNLSESAQVDQQSVQPFTRSQKIYVQGSRPDIRVPMREISLDVTPTDFGGEINAPVVVYDTSGPYTDPNVIIDVRKGLADVRSSWIEARGDTERLAGLSSNFGQERLADPELTKLRFAHVNNPRRAKPGANVSQMHYARQGIITAEMEYVAIRENMKLEVARAAGLLDQQHAGHSFGASVPKVITPEFVRDEIARGRAIIPANINHTELEPMIIGRNFLVKINGNIGNSALGSSIEEEVAKLTWGIRWGSDTVMDLSTGKHIHETREWIIRNSPVPIGTVPIYQALEKVGGAAEDLTWELFRDTLIEQAEQGVDYFTIHAGVLLRYVPMTAKRVTGIVSRGGSIMAKWCLAHHKENFLYTHFEDICEIMKAYDVSFSLGDGLRPGSIADANDEAQFGELETLGELTKIAWKHDVQCMIEGPGHVPMQLIKENMDKQLECCDEAPFYTLGPLTTDIAPGYDHITSGIGAAMIGWFGCAMLCYVTPKEHLGLPNKDDVKTGIITYKIAAHAADLAKGHPGAQIRDNALSKARFEFRWEDQFNLGLDPDTARSYHDETLPKDSAKVAHFCSMCGPKFCSMKITQEVREYAANQRIEAVDVDVAQGLAEQAERFKKEGSQLYKKV encoded by the coding sequence ATGACGATAAAACCAAAAAACGCGACCAATCTAAGTGAATCGGCCCAAGTCGATCAGCAATCGGTTCAGCCCTTTACCCGCTCGCAAAAAATCTATGTCCAGGGCAGTCGCCCGGATATCCGCGTGCCCATGCGCGAAATCAGCCTCGACGTGACCCCCACCGACTTCGGCGGCGAAATCAACGCGCCGGTCGTGGTGTACGACACCTCGGGCCCCTACACCGACCCAAACGTGATCATCGACGTGCGCAAAGGCCTGGCCGACGTGCGCTCTTCGTGGATCGAAGCCCGTGGTGACACCGAGCGCCTGGCGGGCCTGAGCTCCAACTTCGGCCAGGAACGCCTGGCCGACCCCGAGCTGACCAAGCTGCGCTTCGCCCACGTGAACAACCCGCGTCGCGCCAAGCCGGGTGCCAACGTCAGCCAGATGCACTATGCGCGCCAAGGCATCATCACCGCCGAGATGGAATACGTCGCCATCCGCGAAAACATGAAGCTGGAAGTCGCCCGCGCCGCTGGCCTGCTGGACCAGCAACACGCTGGCCACAGCTTCGGCGCCAGCGTGCCGAAAGTCATTACCCCGGAATTCGTGCGTGACGAAATCGCCCGTGGTCGCGCAATCATCCCGGCCAACATCAACCACACCGAACTGGAACCGATGATCATCGGCCGTAACTTCCTGGTGAAGATCAACGGCAACATCGGCAACAGTGCGCTGGGTTCGTCCATCGAAGAAGAAGTGGCGAAGCTGACCTGGGGCATCCGCTGGGGTTCGGACACGGTCATGGACCTGTCCACCGGCAAGCACATCCATGAAACCCGCGAGTGGATCATCCGCAACTCGCCGGTGCCGATCGGTACTGTGCCGATCTACCAGGCCCTGGAAAAAGTTGGCGGCGCGGCCGAAGACCTGACCTGGGAGCTGTTCCGCGACACGCTGATCGAACAGGCCGAGCAGGGCGTCGACTACTTCACCATCCATGCCGGCGTGTTGCTGCGCTATGTGCCGATGACCGCCAAGCGCGTCACCGGTATCGTCAGCCGTGGCGGTTCGATCATGGCCAAGTGGTGCCTGGCGCACCACAAAGAGAACTTCCTCTACACCCACTTCGAAGACATCTGCGAAATCATGAAGGCCTACGACGTCAGCTTCTCGCTGGGCGATGGCCTGCGTCCGGGCTCGATTGCCGACGCCAACGACGAAGCGCAGTTCGGTGAGCTGGAAACCCTCGGCGAGCTGACCAAGATCGCCTGGAAGCACGACGTGCAATGCATGATCGAAGGCCCCGGCCACGTGCCGATGCAGTTGATCAAGGAAAACATGGACAAGCAGCTCGAGTGCTGCGACGAGGCGCCGTTCTACACCCTCGGCCCACTGACCACCGACATCGCGCCGGGCTATGACCACATCACCTCCGGCATCGGCGCGGCGATGATCGGCTGGTTCGGTTGCGCGATGCTCTGCTACGTCACCCCGAAGGAACACCTCGGCTTGCCGAACAAGGATGACGTGAAGACCGGGATCATCACCTACAAGATCGCCGCGCACGCAGCCGACCTTGCCAAGGGCCACCCGGGCGCGCAGATCCGCGACAACGCCTTGAGCAAGGCGCGCTTCGAGTTCCGCTGGGAAGACCAGTTCAACCTCGGCCTGGACCCGGACACCGCCCGTTCGTACCACGACGAAACCCTGCCGAAGGACTCGGCCAAGGTGGCGCATTTCTGTTCGATGTGCGGGCCGAAATTCTGCTCGATGAAAATCACCCAGGAAGTGCGCGAATACGCGGCCAACCAACGCATCGAAGCGGTGGATGTGGATGTCGCCCAGGGATTGGCGGAACAGGCCGAGCGATTCAAGAAGGAAGGAAGTCAGCTTTACAAGAAGGTTTGA
- the cytX gene encoding putative hydroxymethylpyrimidine transporter CytX gives MNIQPSTYSPDTAVPTDKRVFGARDLFSLWFSLGIGLMVLQVGALLAPGLGLSGSLLAIFLGTLVGVLLLAAVGVIGSDTGLSAMAALKLSLGGKGASVPAVLNLLQLIGWGSFEIIVMRDAASLLGARAFSEGSLGSNPLLWTLFFGALATLLAVSGPLTFVRKVLRKWGIWLLLAACIWLTWNLFAKADLAALWAQAGDGSMPLAVGFDIAIAMPLSWLPLIADYSRFGKRAKNVFGGTALGFFIGNFWLMSLGVAYTLAFAPSGEVNALLLALAGAGLGIPLLLILLDESENAFADIHSAAVSSGMLSGLKVEHLALAIGVLCTLIACFAPLAQYQNFLLLIGSVFAPLFGVVLVDHFILRKRSRQVMSVALRWPALLAWLGGVSTYHLLANVYPDIGATLPSLILAGLLQLLLGRAFSYGRGTARA, from the coding sequence TTGAACATCCAACCCAGTACCTATTCCCCAGACACGGCTGTCCCCACCGACAAACGCGTCTTTGGCGCCCGCGATCTGTTTTCCCTGTGGTTCTCCCTGGGCATCGGCCTGATGGTCTTGCAGGTCGGCGCCTTGCTTGCGCCGGGCTTGGGCCTGAGCGGTTCGCTGCTGGCGATTTTCCTCGGCACGCTGGTGGGCGTCCTGCTGTTGGCGGCTGTCGGCGTGATCGGCAGCGATACCGGCCTGTCGGCCATGGCGGCGCTAAAGCTTAGCCTCGGCGGCAAGGGCGCGAGTGTGCCGGCGGTGTTGAACCTGCTGCAGTTGATCGGCTGGGGTTCATTCGAAATCATCGTCATGCGCGATGCCGCCAGCCTGCTCGGCGCCCGGGCTTTCAGTGAGGGCAGCCTGGGCTCGAATCCGCTGTTATGGACACTGTTTTTCGGCGCCCTGGCGACCCTGCTCGCCGTGAGCGGCCCGCTGACGTTCGTGCGTAAAGTGCTGCGTAAGTGGGGCATCTGGCTGTTGCTGGCGGCGTGCATCTGGCTGACCTGGAACCTGTTTGCCAAGGCCGACCTGGCGGCGCTGTGGGCCCAGGCCGGTGACGGCTCGATGCCGCTGGCGGTCGGGTTTGACATCGCCATTGCCATGCCGCTGTCCTGGCTGCCGCTAATTGCCGACTATTCGCGCTTCGGTAAACGCGCCAAGAACGTCTTCGGCGGCACTGCGCTGGGCTTCTTCATCGGCAACTTCTGGCTGATGAGCCTGGGCGTGGCCTACACCCTGGCGTTCGCGCCGAGCGGTGAAGTCAACGCGTTGCTACTGGCCCTGGCTGGCGCCGGGTTGGGCATTCCGCTGCTGCTGATTCTGCTGGATGAGTCGGAAAATGCCTTCGCCGACATTCACTCGGCGGCGGTCTCCAGTGGCATGTTGTCGGGGCTGAAGGTCGAGCACTTGGCATTGGCGATTGGCGTACTCTGCACCTTGATCGCCTGCTTCGCGCCGTTGGCGCAATACCAGAACTTCCTGTTGCTGATCGGCTCGGTGTTCGCACCGCTGTTCGGCGTGGTGCTGGTGGACCACTTCATCCTGCGCAAGCGCAGCCGCCAAGTGATGTCAGTCGCATTGCGCTGGCCGGCCCTGTTGGCCTGGTTGGGTGGGGTGAGCACTTATCACTTGCTGGCCAACGTCTATCCGGACATCGGCGCAACCCTGCCTTCGCTGATTCTGGCAGGGTTGCTGCAACTGTTGCTGGGCCGGGCTTTCAGCTACGGCCGGGGAACAGCTCGGGCTTGA
- a CDS encoding DUF3298 domain-containing protein: MSLFKTASVAAIALTLGACQSLFQPNYRAPLETTRDASEQLQPGCASADCPLVNIDTLRFPAEPVLDGIVEKRLLELTRATPGAPLAPTLAAYREQFLRSAAPRNSSYLQAKVREQHDGLVIIELSSYLDTGGAHGTPGRGFINYSRPQHKVLTLSDMLLPGQEEAFWKAAQVAHNSWLISTKLDQEPEFMKQWSFQKTPHIALTYGGVILKYETSTIAPYALGHIELKIAYPRLNGILKPELFPGRS, from the coding sequence ATGTCGCTTTTCAAAACTGCCTCCGTGGCCGCCATTGCCCTGACCCTGGGCGCTTGCCAAAGCCTGTTCCAACCCAACTACCGCGCACCGCTGGAAACCACCCGCGATGCGTCGGAGCAACTGCAACCAGGTTGCGCCAGTGCCGACTGCCCGCTGGTGAACATCGACACCCTGCGTTTTCCCGCCGAGCCGGTCCTGGACGGCATTGTTGAAAAACGCCTGCTGGAACTGACCCGCGCCACTCCGGGCGCCCCGCTGGCGCCGACGCTGGCGGCCTATCGTGAGCAGTTTTTGCGCAGCGCCGCGCCACGCAACAGCAGTTACTTGCAAGCCAAGGTACGCGAGCAGCATGACGGCTTGGTGATCATCGAATTGTCCAGTTACCTGGACACCGGCGGCGCCCACGGTACGCCGGGACGCGGCTTCATCAACTATTCGCGGCCACAGCACAAGGTGCTGACGCTGTCGGACATGCTGCTGCCGGGCCAGGAAGAGGCCTTCTGGAAAGCCGCCCAGGTCGCCCACAACAGCTGGCTGATCAGCACCAAACTGGATCAGGAGCCCGAGTTCATGAAGCAGTGGTCGTTCCAGAAAACCCCGCACATTGCGCTGACCTACGGCGGGGTGATCCTCAAATACGAAACCAGCACCATCGCCCCGTACGCCCTGGGCCACATCGAACTGAAGATCGCTTACCCGCGCCTCAATGGCATCCTCAAGCCCGAGCTGTTCCCCGGCCGTAGCTGA
- a CDS encoding NUDIX domain-containing protein has protein sequence MTDFANATPNTVDIVKRETCFKGFYKLDRLVLRHELFAGGMSREISRELFVRHDAVCVLPYDPQRDEVVLIEQFRVGAIGKTVNPWLVELVAGLIDKDEQPEEVAHREAQEEAGLAFAALWPMTKYFPSPGGSDEFVHLYLGRCDSTGAGGLHGLLEEAEDIRVKVWAFEDALQAVRDGRICNAASIIALQWLALNRDEVRGLWS, from the coding sequence ATGACCGATTTCGCCAACGCCACACCCAACACCGTGGACATCGTCAAGCGTGAAACCTGCTTCAAGGGTTTCTATAAGCTCGACCGCCTTGTCCTGCGCCATGAGCTGTTTGCCGGTGGCATGAGCCGTGAAATCAGCCGTGAATTGTTCGTGCGTCATGACGCGGTGTGCGTGCTGCCCTACGATCCGCAACGCGATGAAGTGGTGTTGATCGAGCAGTTTCGCGTGGGCGCCATTGGCAAGACCGTCAATCCCTGGCTGGTGGAGCTGGTGGCCGGCCTGATCGACAAGGACGAGCAGCCGGAAGAAGTTGCTCATCGCGAAGCGCAGGAGGAAGCTGGGCTTGCCTTCGCTGCGCTTTGGCCGATGACCAAGTATTTTCCATCGCCGGGCGGCAGCGATGAATTCGTACATTTGTACCTGGGGCGTTGCGACAGCACGGGGGCGGGCGGCCTGCATGGCCTTCTGGAGGAAGCCGAGGACATTCGGGTGAAGGTCTGGGCTTTTGAGGACGCCTTGCAAGCCGTGCGCGACGGGCGTATCTGCAACGCGGCCAGCATCATTGCCTTGCAATGGCTGGCCTTGAATCGCGATGAAGTGAGGGGGCTATGGTCCTGA
- a CDS encoding DUF1249 domain-containing protein — MVLNKLRDRYRVDLVGLQAACEANYARLMRLLPDMRNDPAPRRIAVTHGDQMLGVLALEVLQTCPYTTTLQVRQEHSLPWLPVPQLEVQVYHDARMAEVVSAEHARRFRGIYPYPNASMHQPDEKAQLNLFLGEWLSHCLALGHEFEVVR, encoded by the coding sequence ATGGTCCTGAACAAGCTGCGCGACCGCTATCGCGTCGATCTGGTGGGGTTGCAGGCCGCCTGCGAGGCCAACTACGCGCGCTTGATGCGCTTGTTGCCGGACATGCGCAACGATCCGGCGCCGCGGCGTATCGCCGTGACCCATGGCGATCAGATGCTGGGCGTGCTGGCTCTGGAAGTGCTGCAGACCTGCCCCTACACCACCACGCTGCAAGTGCGCCAGGAGCACAGCCTGCCCTGGCTGCCGGTGCCGCAGCTGGAGGTCCAGGTCTATCACGATGCGCGCATGGCCGAAGTCGTCAGCGCCGAACATGCACGACGCTTTCGCGGCATCTATCCTTACCCCAATGCGTCAATGCACCAGCCGGACGAAAAGGCCCAATTGAACCTGTTCCTGGGCGAGTGGCTGAGTCATTGCCTGGCGCTGGGCCACGAGTTCGAAGTCGTTCGGTAG